A part of Microbulbifer salipaludis genomic DNA contains:
- a CDS encoding CPBP family intramembrane glutamic endopeptidase encodes MFSLNVHDGTPVIRAATPFDTKSLWLPASLLCLLAIPFGWIGVFAPAIWLGLVAMENARRWKRAVSFVITGALMLVVNSGLVPGNDHITVLAPYTDAEGNVIYASLRPAKAIIALTVVVFMLFRPQPLRRADLPVIAAAVAVPVLLGALLLGVSPKLNATIAIAALINLLVVCIAEEGFFRWVMQRGLGEWLTGKWRWLPTLLVAALFTTLHTGWAATPALMALVGVAGLGYALVWQLRGSFWACVFTHWGVNLLHMTLLRYPV; translated from the coding sequence ATGTTTTCACTCAATGTTCACGACGGCACGCCAGTGATTCGTGCTGCGACACCCTTCGACACGAAATCGCTCTGGCTGCCGGCGTCGCTTCTGTGTTTGCTGGCAATACCGTTCGGCTGGATCGGCGTCTTTGCGCCGGCGATCTGGCTCGGGCTGGTCGCCATGGAAAATGCCAGGCGCTGGAAGCGCGCCGTGAGTTTTGTGATCACCGGTGCACTGATGCTGGTGGTCAACAGTGGCCTGGTTCCCGGGAATGACCACATCACCGTGCTGGCACCCTATACCGATGCCGAAGGCAATGTGATCTATGCGAGCTTACGCCCGGCCAAGGCGATCATCGCGCTCACGGTGGTGGTTTTCATGTTGTTTCGTCCGCAACCCCTGAGGCGCGCGGACCTGCCGGTAATCGCCGCGGCAGTCGCGGTACCGGTGTTATTGGGCGCGCTACTGCTCGGTGTCTCTCCCAAACTGAATGCCACCATTGCCATTGCTGCACTGATCAACCTGCTGGTGGTGTGCATTGCGGAAGAGGGGTTCTTTCGCTGGGTGATGCAGCGCGGCCTGGGTGAGTGGCTCACCGGTAAATGGCGCTGGCTTCCGACACTTCTCGTCGCCGCGCTATTTACCACCTTGCACACCGGCTGGGCAGCGACGCCAGCACTCATGGCTCTGGTGGGTGTGGCCGGGCTCGGTTATGCCCTGGTGTGGCAACTGCGCGGCAGCTTCTGGGCCTGTGTGTTTACCCACTGGGGGGTAAACCTGCTGCACATGACCCTGTTGCGGTACCCAGTGTAA
- a CDS encoding SCO family protein, with translation MSENVQQTGEQKRGIYLTVAIMVLFMVAVLLGFLNKLSQPRVITDAELRANGAIKLERPRILDEFELLADTGDAFKTTELAGRWTLVFFGFTHCPDVCPTTLATLNNFYQTLDEETQEDTDILLVSVDPQRDKPEQLHSYVRYFNPDFYGVTGEFLNLKRFANQLNVPFNKVPLDDGNYTVDHGSQVVLINPRGHYHGFFKAPLDPAKMKLTYRSMRATYNG, from the coding sequence ATGAGCGAGAATGTCCAGCAGACCGGGGAGCAGAAACGCGGAATTTATCTTACCGTTGCGATCATGGTGTTGTTCATGGTTGCGGTGTTGCTCGGCTTCTTAAATAAATTGAGTCAGCCGCGGGTGATTACCGATGCCGAGCTGCGTGCCAATGGTGCGATCAAGCTGGAGCGGCCGCGCATACTTGACGAGTTCGAGCTGCTTGCGGATACCGGTGATGCGTTCAAAACAACCGAGCTTGCGGGCCGCTGGACCCTGGTATTTTTCGGCTTTACACATTGTCCAGATGTTTGCCCCACCACGCTTGCGACGCTGAATAATTTCTACCAGACACTGGATGAGGAAACGCAGGAAGATACGGATATTTTGCTGGTTTCGGTCGATCCACAGCGGGATAAACCCGAACAGCTGCACAGCTATGTCCGCTACTTCAATCCCGACTTCTATGGGGTTACCGGCGAATTTCTCAACCTGAAACGCTTTGCCAACCAGCTGAATGTCCCGTTCAACAAGGTGCCTCTGGACGACGGTAATTACACCGTGGATCACGGCTCCCAGGTTGTATTGATCAATCCTCGCGGACATTATCACGGATTTTTCAAGGCGCCGTTGGACCCGGCAAAAATGAAGCTCACCTATCGATCCATGCGCGCCACGTATAACGGATAG
- the cyoE gene encoding heme o synthase, with protein sequence MSIQAVNVQRAGWRDYYELTKPRVVMLMILTSVIGMLLAVPGMVPLDILILGNLGIALCAGGAAAVNHLVDRHVDIKMARTTNRPVARGRVEPQKALVFALVLGCSGMAILLAFVNPLTAWLTLLSLLGYAVVYTMFLKRATPQNIVIGGLAGAAPPLLGWVAVTGEMHGHGLLLALIIFAWTPPHFWALAVHRRDDYAKAEIPMLPITHGVRYTKVHILLYTIILFAVSLLPFATAMLGWMYLLGAVVLGIGFLYWAIEMLRDKNPKAGMETFKYSIIYLMALFCIMLLDHYLVALPTSGA encoded by the coding sequence ATGAGTATCCAGGCAGTTAATGTTCAGCGCGCCGGCTGGCGCGATTACTACGAACTCACCAAACCGCGGGTGGTGATGTTGATGATTCTCACCTCCGTGATCGGCATGCTGCTGGCCGTACCGGGAATGGTGCCACTGGATATTCTGATACTGGGTAACCTCGGTATCGCCCTGTGTGCTGGCGGTGCCGCCGCGGTGAATCACCTGGTGGACCGTCATGTCGATATCAAGATGGCGCGTACCACTAACCGTCCGGTGGCGCGGGGGCGGGTTGAACCGCAGAAAGCGCTGGTCTTTGCGCTCGTTCTCGGGTGCAGCGGAATGGCGATTTTGCTCGCGTTTGTGAACCCACTGACCGCCTGGCTGACCTTGCTGTCGCTGTTGGGCTATGCCGTTGTCTACACCATGTTTCTGAAGCGTGCGACACCACAGAACATTGTGATCGGTGGTCTCGCCGGTGCGGCGCCACCTCTGCTGGGTTGGGTCGCGGTCACTGGCGAAATGCACGGCCACGGGTTACTGCTTGCGCTGATCATCTTCGCCTGGACGCCACCCCATTTCTGGGCGCTGGCGGTGCATCGCCGTGACGATTACGCCAAGGCAGAAATTCCCATGCTGCCCATCACCCACGGTGTGCGTTACACCAAAGTCCATATACTTCTTTACACCATCATCCTGTTTGCGGTGAGCCTGCTTCCGTTTGCGACGGCCATGCTCGGCTGGATGTATTTGTTGGGCGCTGTCGTACTGGGGATTGGTTTCCTTTACTGGGCCATTGAAATGCTGCGGGACAAAAACCCGAAAGCGGGGATGGAAACTTTTAAATACTCCATCATCTACCTGATGGCACTGTTCTGTATCATGCTGCTGGATCACTATCTGGTGGCGCTGCCGACAAGTGGGGCCTGA
- a CDS encoding COX15/CtaA family protein: MDVESDITELRKNYKKDWRFRLALIGTGLALVVIVLGAFTRLTHAGLGCPDWPGCYGHLLWPNEGHEIAAANLAFPDTPVETDKTWPEMVHRYFAGMLLLLVAGLTVMFWRRRGHRGFIQSHILLGLIVLQAAFGMWTVTLKLWPQVVTAHLLGGMATVSLLWMLVERLRYRKRVIPPHEFTALQKLRPLAIAAVVAVGIQITLGGWTSANYAALACPDFPTCHNQWWPQTDFAQGFNVAQQIGPNYLGGALEGDARTAIHMTHRIGAIVVTLLVSLLCLLAWCAGSRRWAQGLFAVLCLQVGLGIANVVMSLPLSIAVAHNAGAALLLLSLLTFCYRINTVQAANRSFA; this comes from the coding sequence ATGGATGTGGAATCCGACATCACCGAATTGCGAAAAAATTACAAAAAAGACTGGCGCTTTCGCCTGGCCCTGATCGGCACCGGCCTGGCACTGGTGGTCATCGTGCTCGGCGCCTTCACCCGCCTGACTCATGCGGGATTAGGGTGCCCGGACTGGCCCGGCTGCTATGGACATCTGCTGTGGCCGAATGAGGGCCACGAAATTGCTGCCGCCAACCTGGCATTCCCGGATACCCCGGTAGAAACCGATAAAACCTGGCCGGAAATGGTGCATCGCTATTTCGCCGGTATGCTGCTGCTATTGGTGGCCGGTCTCACGGTAATGTTCTGGCGCCGCCGTGGGCATCGCGGATTTATCCAGAGCCACATTTTACTGGGGCTGATCGTACTGCAGGCTGCGTTTGGCATGTGGACGGTGACGCTCAAGCTGTGGCCGCAAGTGGTGACTGCACATTTGCTGGGCGGGATGGCCACAGTCTCGTTACTGTGGATGCTGGTTGAACGGCTGCGCTATCGCAAACGCGTGATCCCTCCACACGAATTCACCGCATTGCAAAAATTGCGTCCACTTGCGATCGCGGCGGTCGTCGCAGTGGGTATACAGATCACCCTCGGTGGCTGGACCAGTGCCAATTATGCGGCTCTCGCCTGTCCGGATTTCCCCACCTGCCACAACCAGTGGTGGCCACAAACGGACTTCGCCCAGGGATTCAATGTGGCTCAACAGATCGGGCCGAACTATCTGGGTGGCGCTCTGGAAGGTGACGCGCGCACGGCTATTCATATGACACACCGTATCGGCGCAATCGTGGTCACGCTACTGGTAAGCCTGCTTTGCCTGCTCGCCTGGTGTGCAGGATCGCGTCGTTGGGCGCAGGGATTGTTCGCTGTGTTGTGCTTGCAAGTGGGGCTCGGAATTGCGAACGTGGTGATGTCGCTGCCGCTGTCGATCGCGGTGGCACACAATGCGGGCGCGGCACTGTTACTGTTGAGCCTGCTGACCTTCTGTTATCGAATCAATACCGTGCAGGCAGCGAACAGGAGTTTTGCATAA
- a CDS encoding SURF1 family protein, whose product MTVPIRSSQKDDNAVSTVTGISSTEASEPPRAASVAFIRSWTLSALCLLFFPLLIGLGNWQLHRAEEKQQILQQVNTRLSSQPVAVADLESLEIFTPVRLLGVYTDEYLYLDNRTRNGRVGYEVLQAFEVSANAGDAKAGQRSRWLINRGWLAAGADRNQLPEVRYPLAAKVVTGFLYPSAESDTVGARPPAKPGDEHVRIQSMDTGLGRQLGLQHPQWHVRLGADSDTALVTDWQLITTNPQKHRGYAVQWFMMAAALLIMWLLAATRTREIVREKWFKNSPEQT is encoded by the coding sequence ATGACTGTTCCGATCAGATCGTCGCAGAAAGACGATAACGCAGTATCCACCGTGACCGGAATATCCTCCACGGAAGCGAGCGAACCACCGCGCGCAGCCAGTGTAGCATTTATCCGCAGCTGGACTCTCAGTGCCCTGTGCCTGTTATTTTTTCCTTTGCTGATTGGGCTCGGCAATTGGCAGCTCCACCGCGCCGAAGAAAAGCAGCAGATTTTGCAGCAAGTAAACACTCGCCTCTCCTCGCAGCCGGTAGCGGTCGCCGACCTTGAATCCCTGGAAATCTTTACCCCGGTTCGTTTGCTCGGGGTCTACACCGACGAATATCTGTATCTCGATAATCGAACGCGCAATGGGCGTGTGGGTTATGAGGTGTTACAGGCATTTGAGGTCAGCGCAAATGCTGGGGACGCGAAGGCCGGGCAAAGATCCCGCTGGCTCATCAATCGCGGCTGGCTCGCTGCCGGGGCGGATCGCAATCAGCTACCGGAAGTGCGTTACCCCCTGGCCGCCAAGGTGGTGACCGGGTTTCTGTATCCAAGCGCGGAAAGCGATACGGTGGGTGCACGCCCACCCGCAAAACCGGGTGACGAGCACGTCCGTATCCAGTCCATGGATACGGGGCTGGGCCGGCAACTGGGACTGCAGCATCCCCAGTGGCATGTGCGACTCGGGGCAGACTCAGACACGGCGCTGGTGACCGACTGGCAATTGATCACCACAAACCCGCAAAAGCACCGAGGCTACGCCGTGCAGTGGTTCATGATGGCCGCTGCACTGCTGATCATGTGGTTATTGGCGGCGACCAGAACGCGGGAAATTGTGCGAGAAAAGTGGTTTAAAAATTCGCCAGAACAGACATAA
- a CDS encoding DUF2909 domain-containing protein: protein MWLKAIIVLLFLAVLASLTSALLFLLRDMGAPESKRTLYALGVRISLAALLLVAIWYGFHSGVLSNTAPWANRY from the coding sequence ATGTGGCTAAAAGCAATAATCGTGTTGCTGTTTCTCGCCGTGCTGGCCAGTCTGACCAGCGCCCTGCTTTTCCTTCTGCGCGACATGGGTGCGCCCGAGTCAAAGCGTACGCTCTATGCACTCGGAGTCCGTATTTCACTGGCGGCCCTGCTGCTTGTGGCCATCTGGTATGGCTTCCACAGTGGGGTACTCTCCAACACCGCGCCCTGGGCCAATCGATACTGA
- a CDS encoding cytochrome c oxidase subunit 3, giving the protein MATESSYYVPEQSRLPIFATIGIFLTAFGAANWINGGSSYIFFAGALSMATVLWFWFAAVIRENMQGLNSDQLKRSYVWGMGWFIFSEVMFFAAFFGALYYIRTFTLPWLGGEGDRGSSNMLWEGFQNTWPLMVTPEQAVAGDAAKVVGPKGIIDPWHLPLLNTVLLLASSVTVHIAHVYLKKGKRQGFNLWLGATVVLGFTFLFFQVEEYLEAYQQLGLTLESGIYGTTFFMLTGFHGAHVTLGTIMLLIMLLRSVIAHHFKPDDHFGFEAASWYWHFVDVVWVGLFIFVYVLGA; this is encoded by the coding sequence ATGGCCACCGAAAGCAGCTACTATGTTCCCGAGCAGTCCCGGCTGCCTATCTTCGCCACCATCGGCATCTTCCTGACGGCCTTCGGTGCCGCCAATTGGATCAATGGCGGTAGCTCCTATATTTTCTTTGCCGGCGCACTATCCATGGCCACGGTGCTGTGGTTCTGGTTTGCGGCGGTGATCCGGGAAAACATGCAGGGGCTCAACAGCGACCAGCTCAAGCGCTCCTATGTGTGGGGTATGGGCTGGTTTATTTTCTCTGAAGTGATGTTCTTCGCGGCGTTCTTTGGTGCGCTGTATTACATTCGCACCTTCACCCTGCCTTGGCTGGGCGGTGAGGGCGACCGCGGCTCCTCCAACATGTTGTGGGAGGGCTTCCAGAACACCTGGCCATTGATGGTGACCCCGGAGCAGGCTGTGGCCGGCGATGCGGCGAAAGTGGTTGGCCCCAAGGGTATTATCGACCCCTGGCACCTGCCGCTGCTGAACACCGTGTTACTGCTGGCTTCCAGCGTGACCGTGCATATTGCCCATGTGTATCTGAAGAAGGGCAAGCGCCAGGGGTTCAATCTGTGGCTGGGTGCCACCGTTGTGCTGGGCTTTACCTTCCTGTTTTTCCAGGTAGAGGAATATCTCGAAGCCTATCAGCAACTGGGATTAACACTCGAATCCGGCATCTACGGCACTACCTTCTTTATGCTGACCGGTTTCCACGGCGCGCACGTTACGCTGGGAACCATCATGTTGCTGATTATGCTGCTGCGCTCGGTCATTGCCCATCATTTCAAGCCCGACGACCACTTTGGTTTTGAGGCGGCGAGCTGGTACTGGCACTTTGTCGATGTGGTTTGGGTAGGCCTGTTTATCTTTGTTTACGTGCTGGGTGCGTAA